In the Pygocentrus nattereri isolate fPygNat1 chromosome 19, fPygNat1.pri, whole genome shotgun sequence genome, one interval contains:
- the LOC108415036 gene encoding SLAM family member 9-like isoform X2 produces MYGEELVQKLPHMTAMAAQMIFVLFSLVSITESSDVFGLVGNSVQMDTQHPVPEFDDLSWLFNRTNTVLKYYPEFKKTKPSTAYEGRVEFNEETYSLTLKNLQKTDSGLYEAKTAGDVNKVVAEYRLSVLDPVEAPVLTHQLNRDTCNITLTCRGHDLSINSSCYYETCEEKEETSHGGVTLSLSFNGSSIICNHSNPVSWKTDVLEMRKLCGSKHEETHGPDSNLTAPVMVGVVVFIILLVAFIIIYLHRKKSRRTVSL; encoded by the exons ATGTATGGAGAGGAGCTGG TCCAGAAACTCCCTCACATGACGGCGATGGCGGCGCAGATGATCTTTGTTCTCTTCAGTTTGGTCTCGATCACAG AATCCAGTGACGTGTTCGGACTTGTTGGAAATTCTGTTCAAATGGACACACAGCATCCTGTACCAGAGTTTGATGACTTATCCTGGCTTTTTAACAGAACTAATACTGTTCTAAAATATTATCctgaatttaaaaaaactaaaccgTCTACTGCTTATGAAGGCAGAGTGGAGTTCAATGAGGAAACCTACAGTCTGACACTGAAGAACTTACAGAAGACTGATAGTGGACTGTATGAAGCTAAAACAGCTGGTGACGTGAACAAAGTTGTTGCTGAGTACAGACTCTCTGTGTTAG ATCCAGTAGAGGCTCCAGTCCTGACTCACCAGCTAAACAGAGACACCTGTAACATCACTCTCACCTGTAGAGGTCATGACCTCTCTATCAACTCCAGCTGCTATTATGAAACCTgtgaggagaaagaagagacaTCACATGGAGGCGTCACCCTTTCCCTGTCTTTCAATGGCAGCTCCATCATCTGTAATCATAGCAACCCAGTCAGCTGGAAGACAGATGTTTTGGAGATGAGAAAACTCTGTG GAAGTAAACATGAAGAAACCCATGGCCCAGACTCCAATTTAACAGCGCCTGTCATGGTTGGCGTAGTGGTTTTCATCATTCTTCTTGTTGCCTTCATCATCATTTACCTCCACCGAAAGAAATCAAGAa GAACAGTTAGCCTCTGA
- the LOC108415036 gene encoding SLAM family member 9-like isoform X1 produces MYGEELGGRFSADCIRVASELKRKGETLRQSFQKLPHMTAMAAQMIFVLFSLVSITESSDVFGLVGNSVQMDTQHPVPEFDDLSWLFNRTNTVLKYYPEFKKTKPSTAYEGRVEFNEETYSLTLKNLQKTDSGLYEAKTAGDVNKVVAEYRLSVLDPVEAPVLTHQLNRDTCNITLTCRGHDLSINSSCYYETCEEKEETSHGGVTLSLSFNGSSIICNHSNPVSWKTDVLEMRKLCGSKHEETHGPDSNLTAPVMVGVVVFIILLVAFIIIYLHRKKSRRTVSL; encoded by the exons ATGTATGGAGAGGAGCTGGGTGGGCGCTTTTCTGCTGATTGCATTCGAGTAGCATCTGAGCTGAAGAGAAAAGGCGAAACACTTCGTCAGTCTT TCCAGAAACTCCCTCACATGACGGCGATGGCGGCGCAGATGATCTTTGTTCTCTTCAGTTTGGTCTCGATCACAG AATCCAGTGACGTGTTCGGACTTGTTGGAAATTCTGTTCAAATGGACACACAGCATCCTGTACCAGAGTTTGATGACTTATCCTGGCTTTTTAACAGAACTAATACTGTTCTAAAATATTATCctgaatttaaaaaaactaaaccgTCTACTGCTTATGAAGGCAGAGTGGAGTTCAATGAGGAAACCTACAGTCTGACACTGAAGAACTTACAGAAGACTGATAGTGGACTGTATGAAGCTAAAACAGCTGGTGACGTGAACAAAGTTGTTGCTGAGTACAGACTCTCTGTGTTAG ATCCAGTAGAGGCTCCAGTCCTGACTCACCAGCTAAACAGAGACACCTGTAACATCACTCTCACCTGTAGAGGTCATGACCTCTCTATCAACTCCAGCTGCTATTATGAAACCTgtgaggagaaagaagagacaTCACATGGAGGCGTCACCCTTTCCCTGTCTTTCAATGGCAGCTCCATCATCTGTAATCATAGCAACCCAGTCAGCTGGAAGACAGATGTTTTGGAGATGAGAAAACTCTGTG GAAGTAAACATGAAGAAACCCATGGCCCAGACTCCAATTTAACAGCGCCTGTCATGGTTGGCGTAGTGGTTTTCATCATTCTTCTTGTTGCCTTCATCATCATTTACCTCCACCGAAAGAAATCAAGAa GAACAGTTAGCCTCTGA